The proteins below come from a single Mucilaginibacter mali genomic window:
- a CDS encoding ThuA domain-containing protein gives MRTLTILTLFFALLCAIATAQHKPRFKALAIAETGGGHAKFDSVAKIWLNKLAIDSNFTIDYITDTKPITKAYLSQYQLFIQLDYPPYPWGNEAQQAFKDYIKKGKGGWIGFHHPTLLGVFDGYPMWRWYSRFMGHIQFENYIPGGATATLNVEDASHPAMQGLPYSFATRDQWYTYNKSPRGHVHVLASIDENTYPSTVKVKMGDHPVVWTNQHVKARNIYIAMGHYTELLSDPIYTNMVRNALFWAVGK, from the coding sequence ATGAGAACCTTAACTATACTCACCTTATTTTTTGCCTTGTTGTGCGCCATCGCCACGGCGCAACATAAGCCCCGCTTCAAAGCCCTGGCCATTGCAGAAACCGGCGGAGGCCATGCTAAATTTGATTCCGTGGCCAAAATATGGCTCAATAAATTGGCTATCGACAGCAATTTTACCATCGATTATATCACCGATACCAAACCCATCACCAAGGCTTATTTAAGCCAATACCAATTGTTCATCCAGTTAGATTACCCTCCTTATCCCTGGGGCAACGAGGCACAACAGGCCTTTAAGGATTATATCAAAAAGGGAAAAGGTGGCTGGATAGGCTTTCATCACCCCACATTGTTAGGCGTGTTTGATGGCTACCCGATGTGGCGCTGGTATTCGCGGTTTATGGGGCATATTCAGTTTGAAAACTACATTCCCGGCGGTGCTACAGCAACACTAAACGTAGAGGATGCATCGCACCCGGCCATGCAGGGACTGCCCTACTCCTTTGCAACCCGCGACCAATGGTACACTTACAATAAAAGTCCGCGCGGCCATGTACATGTGCTGGCCTCTATCGACGAAAACACCTATCCGTCCACCGTCAAGGTAAAAATGGGTGACCACCCGGTGGTATGGACAAACCAGCATGTAAAAGCCCGTAACATCTACATTGCCATGGGCCACTACACTGAACTGTTGAGCGATCCGATTTACACCAATATGGTTCGCAACGCCTTGTTTTGGGCAGTCGGCAAATAA
- a CDS encoding DUF5009 domain-containing protein — protein MRQLPKRLLSIDVLRAITMMLMIFVNDADGIRNIPGWIGHADNYPDALGFADIIFPAFLFIVGLSLPFAIKNRIKSGKSFFSILIYILTRGAALLIMGFFHVNLDDYNSRAAIMSKPVWAILSNLAFFMIWLDYPETLSKAKQYTLVGTGIATLIFLAVIFKGGEGDDLHGMEASWWGILGIIGWAYLVCALVYLLSKGRIVVLIIVFAALLGINIALHAHIMHGWFPVIGDASAAALVMGGVVVTEVFGMLLEHGQTNRVWWFLYISGVIALVSGFIIRPYTGGISKIHSTPSWVLICSGITILSFAVLVYVVDIKGKKDWFKFISPAGTNTLTCYLIPYLQYFIFKLCHIRYAHFINTGGLGLLRSAVTSLIIIWLVGLMEKRHLRLKI, from the coding sequence ATGCGGCAATTACCTAAAAGACTGCTATCTATCGATGTGCTGCGTGCTATCACCATGATGTTGATGATATTTGTCAATGATGCGGACGGTATCCGAAACATCCCGGGCTGGATCGGGCACGCTGATAACTATCCGGACGCGCTTGGTTTTGCCGATATCATCTTCCCGGCGTTCCTGTTTATCGTAGGCTTGTCGCTGCCATTCGCTATTAAAAACAGAATAAAAAGCGGCAAATCGTTTTTTAGCATCCTGATCTACATCCTTACCCGTGGCGCGGCGCTGCTCATCATGGGCTTCTTCCACGTAAATCTTGATGATTATAACAGCCGGGCCGCCATCATGTCGAAGCCGGTTTGGGCCATCCTTTCTAACCTGGCCTTTTTCATGATCTGGCTGGATTATCCCGAAACTTTAAGTAAGGCCAAGCAATATACGCTTGTTGGCACAGGTATCGCTACGCTGATCTTTCTCGCTGTCATTTTCAAAGGCGGCGAGGGCGACGACCTACACGGCATGGAAGCCTCGTGGTGGGGTATCTTAGGCATTATCGGCTGGGCCTATTTAGTTTGCGCGCTGGTTTACCTGTTATCAAAAGGCCGGATTGTGGTTTTGATCATCGTTTTTGCCGCTTTATTGGGTATAAATATCGCACTGCATGCTCATATTATGCATGGCTGGTTCCCGGTTATTGGCGATGCATCGGCGGCGGCATTGGTAATGGGTGGCGTGGTGGTTACCGAAGTTTTCGGGATGCTGCTGGAACACGGCCAAACAAACCGTGTATGGTGGTTCTTGTATATTTCGGGTGTGATTGCGCTTGTTTCCGGGTTTATTATACGGCCTTACACGGGTGGTATCTCTAAAATTCATTCCACACCATCATGGGTGCTTATTTGCAGCGGCATCACTATCCTAAGCTTCGCAGTGCTGGTCTACGTGGTAGATATCAAGGGCAAAAAAGATTGGTTTAAATTTATTAGTCCGGCGGGTACAAATACGCTTACCTGCTACCTGATCCCGTATCTGCAATACTTCATTTTTAAGTTATGCCATATCAGGTATGCTCACTTCATTAATACCGGCGGATTAGGGTTATTACGCTCGGCAGTTACATCGCTCATCATCATCTGGTTAGTTGGCTTAATGGAGAAGCGCCATTTGCGACTGAAGATCTGA